Proteins from one Xenopus tropicalis strain Nigerian chromosome 1, UCB_Xtro_10.0, whole genome shotgun sequence genomic window:
- the glod5 gene encoding glyoxalase domain-containing protein 5 → MFPLCRLLACRAQVPSHLVRYLSDSQPPFCIQRLDHLVLTVRSLDRTINFYTKVLGMEATTFKGGRKALSFGMQKINLHEAGKEFEPKASVPSPGSADLCLITETPLSTVVQHLKACGVPVEEGPVSRTGAVGEIISVYMRDPDQNLIEVSNYESDIKKK, encoded by the exons ATGTTCCCCCTCTGCCGCCTGCTTGCCTGCCgtgcccag GTCCCTTCCCACCTGGTTCGCTATCTTTCCGACTCTCAGCCTCCCTTCTGCATCCAACGCCTGGACCACCTGGTGCTGACTGTGCGCAGCCTGGACAGAACCATCAACTTCTACACTAAGGTGCTGGGCATGGAAGCCACAACCTTTAAG GGAGGCAGGAAGGCTCTGAGCTTTGGGATGCAAAAGATTAATCTGCATGAGGCTGGGAAAGAATTTGAACCGAAAGCGTCTGTCCCCTCCCCGGGATCAGCTGACCTGTGTCTCATCACCGAGACGCCACTCAGCACTGTGGTGCAACACCTAAAG GCCTGCGGTGTGCCTGTAGAAGAAGGGCCGGTGAGTCGGACAGGCGCTGTTGGAGAAATCATATCGGTTTATATGCGGGACCCTGACCAGAATCTGATAGAGGTGTCAAACTATGAGTCGGATATTAAGAAGAAATAA